From the genome of Acidobacteriota bacterium, one region includes:
- a CDS encoding nucleotidyltransferase domain-containing protein produces MTIELPQKERADFCRRWGIVRLELFGSALRDDFRPDSDIDFLYTPGPAFRRDRAYGPWLNNNMADELSALLGRKVDLIEREKMERHRNWIRREHVLSSALSIYVER; encoded by the coding sequence ATGACCATCGAGCTACCACAAAAAGAGAGAGCTGATTTTTGCCGGCGTTGGGGCATTGTTAGACTCGAACTCTTCGGCTCGGCACTTCGCGATGACTTCCGACCCGACAGCGATATTGATTTTCTTTACACACCGGGCCCGGCCTTTCGCAGAGATCGAGCGTACGGTCCGTGGCTTAACAACAACATGGCCGACGAACTTTCTGCCTTGCTCGGCCGCAAAGTGGATTTGATCGAACGAGAGAAAATGGAACGTCATCGCAACTGGATCCGCCGTGAGCACGTGTTAAGTTCCGCGCTGTCAATCTACGTGGAAAGATGA
- a CDS encoding type II secretion system protein GspG, whose amino-acid sequence MKPKPRALVMLALALSLIGIVAYARELGAREAREKIAQALGFDKSDNVHIKNISRGMGSEAIVEAQFDAAFRFTTDKEGKWQAVEVRAGDRRWESIELIQTALRKEKALRTGAELRTVATALEAYRRDNGSYVQADTGSALMDNLAPRYLNTIIRLDAWSREFGYKGTAASYRLISLGADGKPDTDDDIVFENGRLVKGASE is encoded by the coding sequence ATGAAACCCAAGCCGCGTGCGCTGGTGATGTTGGCGCTGGCGCTCTCTTTGATCGGCATTGTTGCCTATGCGCGAGAACTCGGCGCGCGTGAAGCTCGCGAGAAGATTGCGCAAGCGCTCGGGTTTGACAAATCCGACAACGTACACATCAAGAACATCAGCCGCGGCATGGGGAGCGAGGCTATAGTCGAAGCCCAGTTCGACGCGGCGTTCAGGTTCACGACCGATAAAGAAGGCAAGTGGCAAGCGGTCGAGGTGCGCGCCGGCGACCGGCGGTGGGAGTCGATCGAGCTCATCCAGACTGCGCTCCGCAAGGAGAAAGCGCTTAGGACCGGCGCCGAGCTTCGCACGGTTGCGACGGCGCTTGAAGCCTATCGCCGCGACAACGGTTCGTACGTTCAAGCCGATACCGGTTCGGCGCTGATGGATAATCTGGCCCCGCGATACCTGAATACGATTATTCGGCTCGATGCCTGGTCGCGCGAATTCGGTTATAAAGGCACGGCCGCAAGCTACCGCCTGATCAGTCTCGGCGCGGACGGCAAGCCGGACACGGATGACGACATCGTTTTCGAGAACGGGCGGTTGGTCAAGGGAGCCAGCGAGTGA
- a CDS encoding tetratricopeptide repeat protein, which produces MRNNKFTVSAALALMMALASAANVEWAFGAGFKAQDNKPAQSADKRADALKKYLEAQRLEQAGNYPGAVAAYKEALTLDPQSVELRTALGSLYLKNRNVIDAEAQAREAMKLAPDNIDVRKLLARIYLAQTFVGTTTVKEKARAALKELEEIARLSPTAKIEVGDQEQPVLSLIGSLYWELDEQDKALEALKRVSEGSSTADRAHYQLATLYYQRNKFREAAAAARKAYDIDSKSPQYAGLLARALLRIGRTQEALDIYKKAIGIKETASKEDKKATEAKTSEDKDKDEEGTSVLINSPLLIDYAEALVFAGRYDEANKLLDPLIKIVRKDTPTYLTLIREKSNVLRRTGKREEAAQLLETALKGQDVSDSLPVVYALAETHEEMLQFDKAISTYEDALASIVNPDGTVGNREQDKQAAEVVLQRIGIAYRMAGKRDKAMETFERIKKVVGKDRPRADQLIVDTLINEGKYKEAFALATDASARFPDERSFKLYRAQSAGRLGDVATADATLKSMLKSGPEDVDVYLFWSSVQLEANQVKEAEESARKAVALEPNDVGPLVTLASVQDREKKYKESEATLKKALEIDPDNATVLNNLGYFLADRNERLAEAEALIRRAVNIEPTNGSFLDSLGWLLYRQGKLAEAQKYLEQAVIYQQRSATIHDHLGDVYKKQGQTDKARAKWEEALKLATEPDEIKKIKEKLGKK; this is translated from the coding sequence TTGAGAAACAACAAATTCACAGTCAGCGCAGCGCTTGCTCTGATGATGGCGCTCGCCAGTGCGGCGAACGTGGAATGGGCCTTTGGAGCCGGGTTCAAGGCTCAAGACAACAAGCCGGCGCAAAGCGCTGACAAGCGCGCCGACGCGCTGAAGAAATACCTGGAGGCTCAGCGGCTGGAACAGGCCGGCAATTATCCCGGCGCGGTGGCGGCCTACAAGGAAGCGCTGACTCTTGACCCGCAATCGGTCGAGTTGAGAACGGCGCTTGGTTCGCTCTACCTGAAGAACCGCAACGTCATCGACGCCGAAGCCCAGGCCCGGGAAGCCATGAAGCTGGCGCCCGATAACATAGACGTGCGCAAGCTCCTCGCGCGCATCTATCTTGCGCAGACCTTCGTCGGCACAACCACGGTAAAGGAAAAGGCTCGAGCTGCGCTCAAGGAACTCGAGGAGATCGCTCGGCTGAGCCCGACCGCGAAAATTGAAGTAGGCGATCAAGAACAGCCGGTGCTCAGCCTCATCGGTTCGTTGTATTGGGAGCTCGACGAACAGGATAAAGCGCTGGAAGCGCTGAAGCGCGTTTCGGAAGGCAGCTCGACAGCGGATCGCGCGCACTATCAACTGGCAACGCTCTACTACCAGAGAAACAAGTTCCGCGAAGCCGCCGCTGCCGCCCGCAAGGCTTATGACATAGATTCGAAATCGCCGCAGTACGCGGGCCTGCTGGCGAGAGCGCTGCTGCGCATCGGGCGGACCCAAGAGGCTCTGGACATCTACAAGAAAGCCATCGGCATAAAGGAAACGGCGAGCAAAGAGGACAAGAAAGCAACCGAAGCGAAGACGTCAGAAGACAAGGACAAGGATGAAGAGGGCACCAGCGTGCTAATAAACTCCCCGCTCCTGATTGACTACGCGGAAGCGTTGGTGTTCGCGGGACGCTACGACGAAGCTAACAAGCTGCTCGATCCTTTAATCAAGATCGTCCGCAAAGACACGCCGACTTACCTGACGCTGATCAGGGAGAAGAGCAATGTGTTGCGCAGAACCGGCAAGCGCGAAGAGGCTGCGCAGTTGCTCGAGACGGCGCTCAAAGGACAGGATGTGTCCGACAGCCTGCCAGTCGTTTACGCCCTGGCGGAGACGCACGAGGAGATGCTCCAGTTTGACAAGGCGATCTCGACCTACGAAGACGCGCTTGCCTCGATCGTCAATCCGGATGGCACGGTTGGCAATCGCGAGCAGGATAAGCAAGCCGCCGAGGTTGTGCTTCAGCGAATAGGGATCGCTTACCGCATGGCTGGGAAGCGCGACAAGGCGATGGAAACCTTCGAACGCATCAAGAAGGTCGTAGGAAAGGACCGGCCGCGCGCGGATCAGCTCATCGTGGACACGTTGATCAACGAGGGCAAATACAAGGAAGCATTCGCGTTGGCGACCGATGCATCGGCGCGATTTCCCGACGAGCGGTCGTTCAAGCTGTATCGCGCGCAGTCGGCGGGCCGCCTCGGGGATGTGGCCACCGCCGATGCAACGCTGAAGTCGATGCTCAAGAGCGGACCCGAGGACGTGGACGTTTACCTGTTTTGGTCGAGCGTCCAGCTCGAGGCCAATCAGGTGAAGGAAGCGGAAGAAAGCGCGCGCAAAGCAGTCGCGCTGGAGCCCAACGACGTCGGTCCACTGGTGACTCTGGCGAGCGTTCAGGATCGGGAGAAAAAATACAAAGAGTCGGAGGCGACCTTGAAAAAGGCGCTCGAGATCGACCCGGACAACGCGACGGTTCTCAACAACCTCGGCTACTTTCTTGCCGATCGAAACGAGCGGCTTGCGGAAGCGGAAGCGCTTATACGCCGCGCGGTGAACATCGAGCCGACGAACGGGTCGTTCCTGGATTCACTCGGATGGCTGCTGTATCGACAGGGCAAGCTCGCCGAAGCGCAAAAGTATTTGGAGCAAGCGGTGATCTATCAGCAACGCTCGGCAACGATTCACGATCATCTGGGCGATGTGTACAAGAAACAGGGACAGACGGATAAGGCTCGCGCAAAGTGGGAAGAGGCGCTGAAACTGGCGACCGAGCCCGATGAGATAAAGAAGATCAAGGAGAAGTTGGGGAAGAAGTAA
- a CDS encoding CAP domain-containing protein: MRNKLGAILFIAALMLMVAPPAAQPGSSLQKGGVAGGGRVARGNARDSRAAESTHSHVERATSEEDESTPRVSSRRIREIESLEQQCLDEINRVRRRSGLPRLNFYEDLLPVAREYSRRMAEERFFSHNDPDGRTVRERVDDADIRWRMVGENLAYSNGYINPVAASLHGWMESPGHRRNILDPDFKLTAIGVWIRSDGTVYFTEIFLKQ, translated from the coding sequence ATGCGAAACAAGCTTGGCGCAATTCTTTTCATCGCGGCGTTGATGTTGATGGTGGCGCCGCCAGCGGCACAACCCGGCAGCTCGCTACAGAAGGGCGGAGTCGCCGGGGGCGGCCGAGTTGCGCGAGGAAATGCCCGCGACTCGCGCGCTGCCGAGTCAACACATTCTCACGTTGAGCGCGCGACTTCAGAAGAAGACGAGTCCACGCCCCGCGTTTCAAGCCGCCGCATTCGCGAGATTGAATCGCTCGAGCAGCAGTGCCTGGACGAAATCAACCGTGTGCGCCGGCGCAGCGGGCTTCCTCGGCTCAACTTTTATGAGGACCTTCTGCCGGTGGCTCGCGAGTACAGCCGCCGCATGGCCGAAGAGCGCTTCTTCTCTCACAACGACCCCGACGGGCGCACCGTTCGTGAGAGAGTCGACGACGCGGACATCAGGTGGCGAATGGTGGGTGAGAACCTGGCTTACTCGAACGGCTACATAAACCCGGTAGCGGCGAGCCTCCACGGTTGGATGGAGAGCCCGGGGCATCGACGCAACATTCTCGATCCTGATTTCAAGCTGACCGCGATCGGCGTCTGGATCAGGTCGGATGGGACGGTGTACTTCACGGAGATTTTTCTCAAACAGTAG
- the ispE gene encoding 4-(cytidine 5'-diphospho)-2-C-methyl-D-erythritol kinase — translation MPSSIQIQSYAKINWTLDVLFKREDDFHELRTIYQTVSLHDSLRITETSNAIEIICDDPLVPCDETNLAFKAAALLREAAGASKGARIEIEKRIPVAAGLGGGSSNAAATLLALIELWQLDIDERNRFRIAASLGSDVPFFLIGGTALGVGRGEEVYSIEQVQSEELLLVNPGFAVSTRDAYEKLSRLTRSEAALKLPFALLAAKGISGLPLVARNDLEEVVFAAHPEIAEVKRRLISLGARHALMSGSGATVFGVFDNSQMTEQAESEMRALGYWAQRVRAVDRHEYQATIFQ, via the coding sequence ATGCCGTCCTCCATCCAGATCCAATCCTACGCAAAGATCAATTGGACGCTCGACGTGCTGTTCAAGCGCGAGGATGACTTTCACGAACTTCGAACCATCTATCAGACTGTCTCGCTTCACGACTCGCTTCGCATCACTGAAACCAGCAACGCAATCGAAATCATCTGCGATGATCCGCTAGTCCCGTGCGATGAAACAAATCTCGCATTCAAGGCCGCGGCGTTGTTGCGTGAAGCGGCGGGTGCTTCAAAAGGCGCGCGCATCGAGATCGAGAAGCGCATCCCTGTAGCTGCCGGGTTGGGTGGAGGGTCTTCAAACGCCGCGGCGACGCTTCTCGCGCTGATCGAACTCTGGCAGCTTGATATCGATGAACGAAATCGATTTCGAATCGCGGCGAGCCTTGGATCGGACGTGCCTTTCTTTCTGATCGGAGGCACGGCGCTCGGTGTCGGACGCGGCGAAGAGGTATACTCGATTGAACAAGTTCAGTCGGAAGAGTTGCTGCTGGTGAATCCAGGCTTCGCCGTATCAACCCGCGACGCATACGAAAAGCTTTCGCGGTTGACAAGGTCAGAAGCGGCTCTTAAACTACCTTTTGCTTTACTAGCCGCTAAAGGCATCAGTGGGCTACCGCTCGTGGCGAGAAACGATCTGGAAGAGGTGGTGTTCGCCGCTCACCCAGAAATCGCGGAAGTCAAACGCAGGCTCATAAGCCTCGGCGCGAGACACGCTCTGATGTCCGGCAGCGGCGCAACTGTCTTTGGGGTCTTTGATAATTCGCAGATGACCGAGCAAGCCGAGTCCGAGATGCGCGCGCTCGGCTACTGGGCACAGCGAGTCCGCGCGGTTGACAGGCACGAGTATCAAGCCACGATCTTCCAATGA
- a CDS encoding ribose-phosphate pyrophosphokinase, which produces MKVFSGNANRPLAEEICQHLGIEIGRASVGRFSDGEFNFQISENVRGEDCFLVQPTCPPVDSNAMELLIMLDAFRRSSAKRITAVIPYYGYARKDRKDRPRVPISSKLLANLITEAGADRVLLFDLHAGQIQGFFDIPADHLFAAPVLVGHFQALELPNLTVVAPDAGGVERARAYAKRLDAELAIIDKRRDYERMGEVEVLNVIGEVAGRTALIVDDMVDTAGTLVKAAEALKENGAKSVLASATHAVLSGTAVERIEQSPIEQLVVTNTIPDGLASGSRKIKCLSVAKLLAEAILSIHDETSVSRLFI; this is translated from the coding sequence ATAAAGGTCTTTTCAGGAAATGCGAACCGGCCGCTCGCTGAAGAGATTTGCCAGCACCTGGGGATCGAGATCGGCAGGGCTTCCGTTGGGCGCTTCTCCGACGGCGAATTCAACTTTCAGATTTCGGAGAACGTGCGTGGGGAAGATTGCTTCCTCGTTCAGCCGACCTGCCCGCCGGTCGATTCGAACGCGATGGAGCTGCTTATCATGCTCGACGCGTTCAGGCGCTCGTCGGCGAAGCGAATCACCGCGGTGATACCGTACTACGGCTACGCGCGCAAGGATCGCAAGGACCGGCCGCGAGTGCCGATCTCGTCGAAGCTGCTCGCCAACCTGATAACCGAGGCTGGCGCGGACCGGGTGCTGCTGTTCGATCTGCACGCGGGTCAGATTCAAGGGTTCTTTGATATACCGGCGGACCACCTGTTCGCAGCGCCTGTGTTGGTCGGGCATTTTCAAGCGTTGGAGCTGCCGAACCTCACCGTAGTCGCGCCTGATGCGGGAGGCGTCGAACGCGCGCGGGCTTATGCGAAACGCCTGGATGCGGAGCTGGCAATCATCGACAAACGCCGCGACTACGAGCGCATGGGGGAAGTTGAAGTGCTTAACGTCATCGGCGAGGTTGCGGGACGCACCGCGCTGATTGTGGACGATATGGTCGACACAGCCGGCACGCTGGTGAAAGCAGCCGAAGCGCTCAAGGAAAATGGCGCGAAGTCGGTGCTGGCTTCGGCGACGCACGCGGTGCTGAGCGGAACAGCCGTTGAGCGAATCGAGCAGTCGCCGATCGAGCAGTTGGTAGTCACTAACACTATTCCGGACGGACTTGCTAGCGGGTCGCGAAAGATCAAGTGTTTGAGCGTGGCAAAACTACTGGCTGAAGCTATTCTTTCGATACACGACGAGACGTCGGTCAGCAGGTTGTTTATTTGA